One window of Oreochromis niloticus isolate F11D_XX linkage group LG23, O_niloticus_UMD_NMBU, whole genome shotgun sequence genomic DNA carries:
- the LOC106098147 gene encoding NLR family CARD domain-containing protein 3, translating into MEPPLFFKKIISKTVHERPGCCECDHSCVSMKSDASMEPPLFFKKPTSTFRSGKQKRTCQRTVSKWTRSCESVKSDASMEPPLFFKKDFITLRPRKRRRVDQVSSEVPTGQSAQQHLTHLDSIFMLLEDNIIAFVKNELKKIQKVLSPDYKDSEMEDEAVLHCENEEQWRSSREAVLKITVNFLRRMKQEELVDRVQSRTPSRVCQQNLKSKMKKKFQCVFEGIAEAGNSTLLNQIYTELYITEGGTAEVNDEHEVRQIETASRKPDRPETTIRQEDIFKASPGRDEPIRTVLTKGVAGIGKTVLTQKFTLDWAEDKANQDVQFIFPFTFRELNVLKEEKFTLVELVHHFFTETKEAGIRSFEKFQVVFIFDGLDECRLPLDFHKTENLTDVTVSTSVDVLLINLIRGNLLPSARLWITTRPAAASQIPPDCIDMVTYVRGFTDPQKEEYFRKRFRDEEQASRIISHIKTSRSLHIMCHIPVFCWITATVLEDVLKTRARGQLPKTLTEMYIHFLVIQAKVKKVKYDGGAETDPHWTPESRKMIESLGKLAFDQLQKGNLIFYESDLTECGIDIRAASVYSGVFTQIFKEERGLYQDKVFCFIHLSVQEFLAALHVHLTFINSGVNLLEEQQTTSKRSKPRKSTETHFYQSAVNKALQSPNGHLDLFLRFLVGLSLQTSQTLLRGLLTQTGSSSQTNQETIQYIKEKLSENLSAEKSINLLHCLNELNDRCLVKEIQQSLSSGSLSTDQLSPAQWSALVYILLSSEEDLDVFDMKKYSASEEALLRMLPVVRASSKALLSCCNLSERSCEALSTVLCSQSCSLKELDLSNNNLQDSGVKLLSVGLESLHCTLETLSLSGCLITVEGCTSLASAISSNPSHLKELDLSYNHSGGLGMQRLSAGLNDPCWKLENLRVEPAGEQWLRPGLRKYSCQLIIDTNTVNRNLKLSENNRKVTHVEEVQSYPDHPDRFDQYPQLLCRNGLTGRCYWEVEWRGMVDMSVTYRRIRRKGGRYDCELGFNEHSWSLSCFDHGPYSVWHNKTRTSISSSSSSSSSVSNRVAVYVDCPAGTLSFYRVSSDTLIHLHTFNTTFTEPLYPGFVFGSSSSVFLCRV; encoded by the exons ATGGAGCCTCCACTGTTCTTCAAAAAGATTATTTCAAAGACGGT ACATGAAAGACCAGGCTGCTGTGAATGTGATCACAGCTGTGTGTCTATGAAGAGTGACGCCTCCATGGAGCCACCGCTATTCTTCAAGAAACCGACATCAACCTTTAGATCAGGAAAACAAAAGAG GACCTGTCAAAGAACGGTCTCCAAATGGACACGTAGCTGTGAGTCTGTGAAGAGTGATGCATCCATGGAGCCACCTCTGTTTTTCAAGAAAGACTTTATAACTTTAAGACCAAGGAAGCGAAGGAG agtggaccaggtgagctcagaggttcccactggtcagtctgcccagcagcatctaacacacctggactccatatttatg ctgctggaggacaacatcatcgcttttgtgaagaacgagctgaagaagatccagaaggttctgagtcCAGATTACAAAGACAGTGAGATGGAGGATGAAGCAGTATTGCATTGTGAAAATGAAGAGcagtggaggagcagcagagaggcagTTCTGAAAATCACAGTAAACTTCCTAAGAagaatgaagcaggaggagctggtTGACCGTGTGCAGAGCA GAACTCCCAGCAGAGTTTGTCAGCAAAACCTTAAATCTAAGATGAAAAAGAAGTTCCaatgtgtgtttgaggggattgCTGAAGCAGGAAActcaacccttctgaatcagatctacacagagctctacatcacagagggagggactgcagaggtcaatgatgaacatgaggtcagacagattgaaacagcatccaggaaaccagacagaccagaaacaacaatcagacaagaagacatctttaaagcctcacctggaagagatgaaccaatcagaacagtcctgacaaagggagtggctggcattgggaaaacagtcttaacacagaagtTCACCCtcgactgggctgaagacaaagccaaccaggacgtccagttcatatttccattcactttcagagagctgaatgtgctgaaagaggaaaagttcactttggtggaacttgttcatcacttctttactgaaaccaaagaagcaggaatccgTAGCTTTGAAAAATTCCAGGTTGTGTttatctttgatggtctggatgagtgtcgacttcctttggacttccacaaaactgaGAACCTGACTGATGTTACAgtgtccacctcagtggatgtgctgctgataaacctcatcagggggaacttgcttccctctgctcgcctctggataaccacacgacctgcagcagccagtcagatccctcctgactgtaTTGACATGGTCACATatgtcagagggttcactgacccacagaaggaggagtacttcaggaagagattcagagatgaagAACaagccagcaggatcatctcccacatcaagacatcacgaagcctccacatcatgtgccacatcccagtcttctgctggatcactgctacagttctggaggatgtgctcaAAACCAGAGCGAGAGGACAGCtacccaagaccctgactgagatgtacatccacttcctggtgattcaggccaaagtgaagaaggtcaagtatgatggaggagctgagacagatccacactggactccagagagcaggaagatgattgagtcactgggaaaactggcttttgatcagttgcagaaaggaaacctgatcttctatgaatcagacctgacagagtgtggcatcgatatcagagcagcctcagtgtactcaggagtgttcacacagatctttaaagaggagagaggactgtaccaggacaaggtgttctgcttcatccatctgagtgttcaggagtttctggctgctcttcatgtccatctgaccttcatcaactctggggtcaatctgctggaagagCAACAGACAACCTCCAAGAGGTCAAAACCAAGAAAATCTACAGAGACACACTTCTATCAaagtgctgtgaacaaggccttacagagtccaaatggacacctggacttgttcctccgcttccttgtgggtctttcactgcagaccagccagactctcctacgaggtctgctgacacaaacaggaagtagctcacagaccaatcaggaaacaatccagtacatcaaggagaagctcagtgagaatctgtctgcagagaaaagcatcaatctgctccactgtctgaatgaactgaatgatcgttgtCTAGTGAaagagatccaacagtccctgagttCAGGAAGTCTCTCTACAGAccaactgtctcctgctcagtggtcagctctggtctatatcttactgtcatcagaagaaGATCTGGATGTTTTTGAcatgaagaaatactctgcttcagaggaggcccTTCTGAGAATGCTGCCAGTGGTCAGAGCTTCCAGcaaagctct GCTAAGTTGCTGCAACCTTTCAgaaagaagctgtgaagctctttCCACAGTTCTCTGTTCCCAGTCCTGTAGTCTAAAAGaactggacctgagtaacaacaacctgCAAGATTCAGGCGTGAAGCTTCTCTCAGTGGGACTTGAAAGTCTTCattgtacactggaaactctcag tttgtcaggctgtctgatcacagtaGAAGGTTGTACTTCTCTTGCATCAGCTATcagctccaacccctcccatctgaaaGAGCTGGATCTGAGTTACAATCACTCAGGAGGCTTAGGGATGCAACGGCTGTCAGCTGGACTGAATGATCCATGCTGGAAACTGGAAAATCTGAG ggtggagcctgctggagaacaatggttgagaccaggtctgaggaagt attcctgtcaactcataatcgacacaaacacagtaaataGAAACCTCAAACTGTCCgaaaacaacaggaaggtgacacatgtggaggaggttcagtcatatcctgatcatccagacagatttgatcagtatcctcagctgctgtgtagaaatggtctgactggtcgctgttactgggaggtcgagtggagaggaatGGTTGATATGTCAGTGActtacagaagaatcagaaggaaaggaggcagATATGACTGTGAACTTGGATTTAACGAACATTCATGGAGTCTGAGCTGCTTTGATCATGGTCCTTATTCTGTCTGGCACAATAAGACAAgaacatccatctcctcctcctcctcctcctcctcctctgtctctaacagagtagcagtgtatgtggactgtcctgctggcactctgtccttctacagagtctcctctgatactctgatccacctccacaccttcaacaccacattcactgaacctctttATCCAGGATTTGTTTTTGGGTCCAGTTCTTCAGTTTTTCTGTGCAGAGTCTAA